The following proteins are co-located in the Enoplosus armatus isolate fEnoArm2 chromosome 8, fEnoArm2.hap1, whole genome shotgun sequence genome:
- the LOC139289092 gene encoding sodium- and chloride-dependent taurine transporter-like isoform X3 encodes MNKNMAQKEKLQCLKDFHKDTLKPSPGKSPGTRPEDEAEGKAPQREKWASKLDFVLSVAGGFVGLGNVWRFPYLCYKNGGGAFLIPYFIFLFGGGLPVFFLEVALGQYTSEGGITCWAKLCPIFTGIGYASVVIVSLLNIYYIVILAWGLYYLFQCFQPELPWAKCKQPWNTEYCVEDTVRKNKTLWLAANITNFTSPVTEFWERNVLSISSGIEDIGPLKWDLALCLLAVWVVCFFCIWKGVKSTGKVVYITATFPFVMLIVLLVRGVTLPGASEGIKFYLYPNLTRLQDPEVWIDAGTQIFFSYAICLGAMTSLGSYNKYKYNCYRDCLLLGGLNSGTSFVSGFAIFSVLGFMAQEQGVDIADVAESGPGLAFIAYPKAVSMMPLPTLWAILFFIMLLLLGLDSQFVEVEGQITSIVDLYPSVLRKGYRREIFIAVMCLISYLLGLAMVTKGGMYVFQLFDYYAASGVCLLWVAFFECIAVAWVYGVDNFYDGLEDMMGYRPNPWMKWSWTIITPVLCMGCFVFSLVKYKPLTYNKVYEYPDWAIGLGWFLALSSMICIPMVMVIKILQSEGPLIERIKAVAAPAKSGVSSRPKEYSLKGSELTQPLDPNGNNGLIKPTHTIVETMM; translated from the exons ATGAATAAGAA CATGGCACAAAAAGAGAAGCTCCAATGCCTGAAGGACTTTCACAAGGACACCCTGAAACCTTCACCGGGCAAGAGCCCAGGCACGCGGCCCGAGGACGAGGCTGAAGGCAAGGCTCCTCAGAGGGAGAAGTGGGCCAGCAAGCTCGACTTTGTCCTGTCTGTGGCCGGAGGCTTCGTTGGATTAGGAAACGTCTGGCGCTTCCCTTACCTTTGTTATAAAAATGGTGGAG GTGCGTTTCTCATCCCTTACTTCATCTTCCTGTTTGGGGGTGGCCTGCCTGTGTTCTTCCTGGAGGTTGCACTTGGCCAGTACACCTCTGAAGGAGGGATCACCTGCTGGGCCAAGCTCTGCCCCATCTTCACTG gtatTGGCTATGCTTCTGTCGTGATCGTATCTCTGCTGAACATCTACTACATCGTGATCTTGGCCTGGGGACTCTATTACCTGTTTCAGTGCTTTCAGCCGGAGCTCCCCTGGGCAAAATGCAAGCAGCCCTGGAACACAGAATACTGTGTAGAGGACACAGTCCGCAAGAACAAGACCCTGTGGCTAGCAGCCAACATTACCAACTTTACCTCCCCCGTCACTGAGTTCTGGGA ACGCAACGTCCTGAGCATCTCTTCCGGGATCGAGGACATAGGGCCCCTGAAGTGGGACCTGGCCCTGTGTCTCCTAGCAGTGTGGGTTGTCTGCTTCTTCTGCATCTGGAAGGGAGTCAAGTCCACGGGGAAA GTGGTGTACATAACAGCAACTTTCCCATTTGTGATGCTGATCGTGCTGTTGGTGCGTGGAGTTACCCTGCCTGGGGCATCTGAAGGGATCAAATTTTACCTGTACCCTAACCTGACCCGCCTACAAGATCCAGAG GTGTGGATTGATGCGGGAACCCAGATTTTCTTCTCTTATGCCATTTGCCTGGGAGCCATGACGTCACTGGGGAgctacaacaaatacaaatacaactgCTACAG GGACTGTTTGCTGCTGGGAGGCCTCAACAGCGGTACCAGTTTTGTGTCTGGCTTCGCAATATTTTCCGTCCTGGGCTTCATGGCACAAGAACAAGGGGTGGACATTGCCGATGTGGCAGAGTCAG GTCCTGGCTTGGCCTTCATCGCCTACCCTAAAGCTGTGTCCATGATGCCGCTGCCAACCCTCTGGGCCATCCTTTTCTTTAtcatgctgctgcttctgggCCTCGACAGCCAG TTTGTTGAAGTTGAAGGACAGATCACCTCTATTGTGGATCTATATCCGTCCGTCCTCAGGAAGGGATACCGACGAGAGATCTTTATAGCTGTGATGTGTCTCATAAGCTATCTCCTGGGACTTGCCATGGTAACGAAA gGTGGCATGTATGTGTTTCAACTCTTTGACTACTATGCAGCCAGTGGTGTGTGCCTTTTGTGGGTTGCATTCTTTGAATGCATTGCTGTAGCCTGGGTGTATG GAGTTGATAATTTCTATGATGGACTTGAAGATATGATGGGCTACAGACCAAACCCATGGATGAAATGGAGCTGGACCATAATCACTCCTGTCCTCTGCATG GGCTGCTTTGTCTTCTCCCTGGTGAAGTACAAGCCCTTGACCTATAACAAGGTGTATGAGTACCCTGATTGGGCCATCGGTCTGGGCTGGTTTTTGGCCCTGTCCTCTATGATCTGCATCCCCATGGTGATGGTCATCAAGATCTTACAGTCTGAGGGACCCCTGATCGAG AGGATCAAAGCCGTGGCTGCGCCGGCGAAGTCAGGCGTGAGCTCTCGCCCGAAAGAGTACAGTTTGAAGGGCAGCGAGCTGACACAGCCCCTGGACCCAAACGGGAACAATGGCTTGATCAAGCCCACCCACACCATTGTAGAAACAATGATGTGA
- the LOC139289092 gene encoding sodium- and chloride-dependent taurine transporter-like isoform X1, giving the protein MKEIMAQKEKLQCLKDFHKDTLKPSPGKSPGTRPEDEAEGKAPQREKWASKLDFVLSVAGGFVGLGNVWRFPYLCYKNGGGAFLIPYFIFLFGGGLPVFFLEVALGQYTSEGGITCWAKLCPIFTGIGYASVVIVSLLNIYYIVILAWGLYYLFQCFQPELPWAKCKQPWNTEYCVEDTVRKNKTLWLAANITNFTSPVTEFWERNVLSISSGIEDIGPLKWDLALCLLAVWVVCFFCIWKGVKSTGKVVYITATFPFVMLIVLLVRGVTLPGASEGIKFYLYPNLTRLQDPEVWIDAGTQIFFSYAICLGAMTSLGSYNKYKYNCYRDCLLLGGLNSGTSFVSGFAIFSVLGFMAQEQGVDIADVAESGPGLAFIAYPKAVSMMPLPTLWAILFFIMLLLLGLDSQFVEVEGQITSIVDLYPSVLRKGYRREIFIAVMCLISYLLGLAMVTKGGMYVFQLFDYYAASGVCLLWVAFFECIAVAWVYGVDNFYDGLEDMMGYRPNPWMKWSWTIITPVLCMGCFVFSLVKYKPLTYNKVYEYPDWAIGLGWFLALSSMICIPMVMVIKILQSEGPLIERIKAVAAPAKSGVSSRPKEYSLKGSELTQPLDPNGNNGLIKPTHTIVETMM; this is encoded by the exons ATGAAGGAAAT CATGGCACAAAAAGAGAAGCTCCAATGCCTGAAGGACTTTCACAAGGACACCCTGAAACCTTCACCGGGCAAGAGCCCAGGCACGCGGCCCGAGGACGAGGCTGAAGGCAAGGCTCCTCAGAGGGAGAAGTGGGCCAGCAAGCTCGACTTTGTCCTGTCTGTGGCCGGAGGCTTCGTTGGATTAGGAAACGTCTGGCGCTTCCCTTACCTTTGTTATAAAAATGGTGGAG GTGCGTTTCTCATCCCTTACTTCATCTTCCTGTTTGGGGGTGGCCTGCCTGTGTTCTTCCTGGAGGTTGCACTTGGCCAGTACACCTCTGAAGGAGGGATCACCTGCTGGGCCAAGCTCTGCCCCATCTTCACTG gtatTGGCTATGCTTCTGTCGTGATCGTATCTCTGCTGAACATCTACTACATCGTGATCTTGGCCTGGGGACTCTATTACCTGTTTCAGTGCTTTCAGCCGGAGCTCCCCTGGGCAAAATGCAAGCAGCCCTGGAACACAGAATACTGTGTAGAGGACACAGTCCGCAAGAACAAGACCCTGTGGCTAGCAGCCAACATTACCAACTTTACCTCCCCCGTCACTGAGTTCTGGGA ACGCAACGTCCTGAGCATCTCTTCCGGGATCGAGGACATAGGGCCCCTGAAGTGGGACCTGGCCCTGTGTCTCCTAGCAGTGTGGGTTGTCTGCTTCTTCTGCATCTGGAAGGGAGTCAAGTCCACGGGGAAA GTGGTGTACATAACAGCAACTTTCCCATTTGTGATGCTGATCGTGCTGTTGGTGCGTGGAGTTACCCTGCCTGGGGCATCTGAAGGGATCAAATTTTACCTGTACCCTAACCTGACCCGCCTACAAGATCCAGAG GTGTGGATTGATGCGGGAACCCAGATTTTCTTCTCTTATGCCATTTGCCTGGGAGCCATGACGTCACTGGGGAgctacaacaaatacaaatacaactgCTACAG GGACTGTTTGCTGCTGGGAGGCCTCAACAGCGGTACCAGTTTTGTGTCTGGCTTCGCAATATTTTCCGTCCTGGGCTTCATGGCACAAGAACAAGGGGTGGACATTGCCGATGTGGCAGAGTCAG GTCCTGGCTTGGCCTTCATCGCCTACCCTAAAGCTGTGTCCATGATGCCGCTGCCAACCCTCTGGGCCATCCTTTTCTTTAtcatgctgctgcttctgggCCTCGACAGCCAG TTTGTTGAAGTTGAAGGACAGATCACCTCTATTGTGGATCTATATCCGTCCGTCCTCAGGAAGGGATACCGACGAGAGATCTTTATAGCTGTGATGTGTCTCATAAGCTATCTCCTGGGACTTGCCATGGTAACGAAA gGTGGCATGTATGTGTTTCAACTCTTTGACTACTATGCAGCCAGTGGTGTGTGCCTTTTGTGGGTTGCATTCTTTGAATGCATTGCTGTAGCCTGGGTGTATG GAGTTGATAATTTCTATGATGGACTTGAAGATATGATGGGCTACAGACCAAACCCATGGATGAAATGGAGCTGGACCATAATCACTCCTGTCCTCTGCATG GGCTGCTTTGTCTTCTCCCTGGTGAAGTACAAGCCCTTGACCTATAACAAGGTGTATGAGTACCCTGATTGGGCCATCGGTCTGGGCTGGTTTTTGGCCCTGTCCTCTATGATCTGCATCCCCATGGTGATGGTCATCAAGATCTTACAGTCTGAGGGACCCCTGATCGAG AGGATCAAAGCCGTGGCTGCGCCGGCGAAGTCAGGCGTGAGCTCTCGCCCGAAAGAGTACAGTTTGAAGGGCAGCGAGCTGACACAGCCCCTGGACCCAAACGGGAACAATGGCTTGATCAAGCCCACCCACACCATTGTAGAAACAATGATGTGA
- the abtb1 gene encoding ankyrin repeat and BTB/POZ domain-containing protein 1 isoform X2, with protein MDVYDLFSSCRKGDICRVRYLVEQRDVDLNVRDKWDSTPLYYACLCGHEELVQYLLASGAKCEANTFDGERCMYGSLNDSVRRLLKDYKCVSVRAMQRDDYNYFLHMLLEQGQNNDVKFLVHGQIFTAHRCVLSARSEYFTDMFETKWKGKNLITLKHPLVNPAAFGAILQYFYTGRMDIDISLVEDSRRLAKQCKMADLIEELDNKCKQVYEFVFNKPGVCVKVLSLEPNSCQLREEMAQLADCALPTELRVGFDELPFNRVDRFPTYPDICFRVDGYNFLCHKVFFCGRSDYFKALLEDHFSEGEQLQSQPSTPVITLHNIAHEIFIHVMYYIYTDDTELTTENVFDVLCVADMYLLPGLKRLCGKTLAKTICEDNVLYMWKTAKLFRLSRLEDYCTEFMAKIIDRLVEQVEFAEIIKEDAESLEERHETDSVPLVDDIRYHIASNVQTYSAIEEANQKLEALEELLCSINIDC; from the exons ATGGATGTGTACGATTTGTTTAGTAGTTGCAGAAAGGGCGACATTTGTAGAGTCAG ATACCTTGTTGAACAAAGAGATGTGGACCTCAATGTAAGAGATAAATGGGACAGCACCCCGTT GTATTATGCTTGTCTCTGCGGTCATGAGGAGCTGGTCCAGTACCTGTTGGCTAGTG gTGCCAAGTGTGAAGCCAACACGTTTGATGGTGAAAGGTGTATGTATGGCTCTCTGAATGACTCTGTTCGACGCCTGCTCAAAGACTATAAGTGTGTCAGCGTCCGCGCCATGCAGCGGGATGATTATAACTACTTTCTGCACAT GTTACTGGAGCAGGGTCAAAACAATGATGTCAAGTTCCTTGTCCATGGGCAAATATTTACGGCCCACCGATGTGTTCTCAGTGCACGCTCAGAGTACTTCACTGACATGTTTGAGACCAAATGGAAAGGGAAGAACTTGATCACCCTCAAACACCCTTTG GTCAATCCTGCAGCCTTTGGAGCCATCCTGCAATATTTCTACACAG GACGAATGGATATTGATATTAGCCTCGTTGAGGACTCCAGACGACTTGCTAAACAGTGCAAAATGGCAGATCTCATAGAAGAGCTGGACAATAAATGCAAACAGGTGTATGAATTTG TGTTCAACAAGCCAGGAGTCTGTGTGAAAGTCCTCAGCCTGGAGCCCAACAGCTGTCAGCTTCGGGAGGAGATGGCTCAGTTAGCAGACTGTGCACTTCCCACTGAACTGAGA GTTGGATTTGATGAACTTCCCTTTAACAGAGTCGACCGCTTCCCTACATAtcctgacatctgcttcagagTGGATGGTTACAATTTCTTGTGTCATAAG gtgtttTTCTGTGGACGTAGTGATTATTTTAAAGCATTACTGGAGGACCACTTCAGTGAAGGAGAGCAGCTGCAGTCCCAGCCCAGCACCCCAGTGATTACTTTACACAACATTGCCCATGAAATATTTATCCACGTCATGTATTACATCTACACGGATGACACAGAG CTCACAACAGAGAACGTGTTTGACGTGCTGTGTGTGGCTGACATGTATCTGCTGCCGGGCCTGAAGCGTCTTTGCGGGAAGACGCTCGCTAAGACTATATGTGAGGACAACGTTCTGTACATGTGGAAGACGGCAAAGCTTTTCCGTCTCTCTCGGCTGGAGGATTACTGCACAGAGTTCATGGCCAAGATCATTGATCGG ctggtggagcaggTCGAGTTTGCCGAGATCATCAAAGAGGACGCAGAGTCTTTGGAGGAGCGACACGAGACCGACTCTGTCCCCCTGGTGGACGACATCCGCTACCACATCGCCAGCAATGTGCAGACTTACAGCGCCATCGAGGAGGCCAATCAGAAGCTGGAGgccctggaggagctgctctgcAGCATTAATATTGACTGCTGA
- the LOC139289092 gene encoding sodium- and chloride-dependent taurine transporter-like isoform X2: MAQKEKLQCLKDFHKDTLKPSPGKSPGTRPEDEAEGKAPQREKWASKLDFVLSVAGGFVGLGNVWRFPYLCYKNGGGAFLIPYFIFLFGGGLPVFFLEVALGQYTSEGGITCWAKLCPIFTGIGYASVVIVSLLNIYYIVILAWGLYYLFQCFQPELPWAKCKQPWNTEYCVEDTVRKNKTLWLAANITNFTSPVTEFWERNVLSISSGIEDIGPLKWDLALCLLAVWVVCFFCIWKGVKSTGKVVYITATFPFVMLIVLLVRGVTLPGASEGIKFYLYPNLTRLQDPEVWIDAGTQIFFSYAICLGAMTSLGSYNKYKYNCYRDCLLLGGLNSGTSFVSGFAIFSVLGFMAQEQGVDIADVAESGPGLAFIAYPKAVSMMPLPTLWAILFFIMLLLLGLDSQFVEVEGQITSIVDLYPSVLRKGYRREIFIAVMCLISYLLGLAMVTKGGMYVFQLFDYYAASGVCLLWVAFFECIAVAWVYGVDNFYDGLEDMMGYRPNPWMKWSWTIITPVLCMGCFVFSLVKYKPLTYNKVYEYPDWAIGLGWFLALSSMICIPMVMVIKILQSEGPLIERIKAVAAPAKSGVSSRPKEYSLKGSELTQPLDPNGNNGLIKPTHTIVETMM, from the exons ATGGCACAAAAAGAGAAGCTCCAATGCCTGAAGGACTTTCACAAGGACACCCTGAAACCTTCACCGGGCAAGAGCCCAGGCACGCGGCCCGAGGACGAGGCTGAAGGCAAGGCTCCTCAGAGGGAGAAGTGGGCCAGCAAGCTCGACTTTGTCCTGTCTGTGGCCGGAGGCTTCGTTGGATTAGGAAACGTCTGGCGCTTCCCTTACCTTTGTTATAAAAATGGTGGAG GTGCGTTTCTCATCCCTTACTTCATCTTCCTGTTTGGGGGTGGCCTGCCTGTGTTCTTCCTGGAGGTTGCACTTGGCCAGTACACCTCTGAAGGAGGGATCACCTGCTGGGCCAAGCTCTGCCCCATCTTCACTG gtatTGGCTATGCTTCTGTCGTGATCGTATCTCTGCTGAACATCTACTACATCGTGATCTTGGCCTGGGGACTCTATTACCTGTTTCAGTGCTTTCAGCCGGAGCTCCCCTGGGCAAAATGCAAGCAGCCCTGGAACACAGAATACTGTGTAGAGGACACAGTCCGCAAGAACAAGACCCTGTGGCTAGCAGCCAACATTACCAACTTTACCTCCCCCGTCACTGAGTTCTGGGA ACGCAACGTCCTGAGCATCTCTTCCGGGATCGAGGACATAGGGCCCCTGAAGTGGGACCTGGCCCTGTGTCTCCTAGCAGTGTGGGTTGTCTGCTTCTTCTGCATCTGGAAGGGAGTCAAGTCCACGGGGAAA GTGGTGTACATAACAGCAACTTTCCCATTTGTGATGCTGATCGTGCTGTTGGTGCGTGGAGTTACCCTGCCTGGGGCATCTGAAGGGATCAAATTTTACCTGTACCCTAACCTGACCCGCCTACAAGATCCAGAG GTGTGGATTGATGCGGGAACCCAGATTTTCTTCTCTTATGCCATTTGCCTGGGAGCCATGACGTCACTGGGGAgctacaacaaatacaaatacaactgCTACAG GGACTGTTTGCTGCTGGGAGGCCTCAACAGCGGTACCAGTTTTGTGTCTGGCTTCGCAATATTTTCCGTCCTGGGCTTCATGGCACAAGAACAAGGGGTGGACATTGCCGATGTGGCAGAGTCAG GTCCTGGCTTGGCCTTCATCGCCTACCCTAAAGCTGTGTCCATGATGCCGCTGCCAACCCTCTGGGCCATCCTTTTCTTTAtcatgctgctgcttctgggCCTCGACAGCCAG TTTGTTGAAGTTGAAGGACAGATCACCTCTATTGTGGATCTATATCCGTCCGTCCTCAGGAAGGGATACCGACGAGAGATCTTTATAGCTGTGATGTGTCTCATAAGCTATCTCCTGGGACTTGCCATGGTAACGAAA gGTGGCATGTATGTGTTTCAACTCTTTGACTACTATGCAGCCAGTGGTGTGTGCCTTTTGTGGGTTGCATTCTTTGAATGCATTGCTGTAGCCTGGGTGTATG GAGTTGATAATTTCTATGATGGACTTGAAGATATGATGGGCTACAGACCAAACCCATGGATGAAATGGAGCTGGACCATAATCACTCCTGTCCTCTGCATG GGCTGCTTTGTCTTCTCCCTGGTGAAGTACAAGCCCTTGACCTATAACAAGGTGTATGAGTACCCTGATTGGGCCATCGGTCTGGGCTGGTTTTTGGCCCTGTCCTCTATGATCTGCATCCCCATGGTGATGGTCATCAAGATCTTACAGTCTGAGGGACCCCTGATCGAG AGGATCAAAGCCGTGGCTGCGCCGGCGAAGTCAGGCGTGAGCTCTCGCCCGAAAGAGTACAGTTTGAAGGGCAGCGAGCTGACACAGCCCCTGGACCCAAACGGGAACAATGGCTTGATCAAGCCCACCCACACCATTGTAGAAACAATGATGTGA
- the LOC139288510 gene encoding deoxyribonuclease-1-like, with protein MKIASFNVQRFGLTKASDPDVLSSLVKIVSRYDIIVILEVVDVSGASVKVFLKELNRVNTTHHYALQISSRLGRNRYKEQFLFLYRDDVVDLIDCYQYEDNQVNDMDAFAREPYILHFKPHNTVLKDIVLIPVHTKPWDSEKELDELYEVFLVVKDKWKTDNIMILGDFNADGVYVTRKEMKEIRIRSDKNFHWLIGDDVDTTANTSNEHTYDRIVVYGEDMLAAIVPNSAKPFNFHKEFSMTEEMALRVSDHYPVEVELCSAPPFWMTKSYQRCDIVDTQPASAHRAGTESLQVDVLKLQKENLLLEREKLQLQISLLKQRLASLQLRE; from the exons ATGAAGATTGCTTCGTTCAACGTGCAGAGGTTTGGACTGACGAAGGCCTCAGATCCAGATGTCCTGTCAAGTCTGGTTAAG ATTGTGTCTCGATACGACATCATAGTGATTCTGGAGGTGGTGGATGTGAGCGGAGCTTCTGTTAAAGTCTTCTTGAAAGAACTGAACag AGTCAACACAACCCACCACTACGCTCTGCAGATCAGTAGCCGCCTGGGAAGGAACAGATACAAGGAACAGTTTTTGTTTCTATACAG GGATGATGTGGTGGACCTGATTGACTGCTATCAATATGAAGACAACCAGGTGAACGACATGGATGCTTTCGCAAGAGAGCCGTATATTCTCCACTTCAAACCACACAACACAG TGCTGAAGGATATAGTGCTGATCCCGGTCCACACCAAACCATGGGACTCGGAGAAAGAGCTGGACGAGCTGTATGAGGTCTTCCTGGTGGTCAAAGACAAATGGAAAACGGAT AACATAATGATCTTGGGGGATTTCAATGCAGATGGTGTGTATGTCACACGTAAGGAAATGAAGGAGATCCGCATTCGCAGCGACAAGAATTTCCACTGGCTTATTGGTGATGACGTGGACACCACTGCAAATACATCAAATGAACACACTTACGACCG GATTGTTGTGTATGGAGAAGATATGCTGGCAGCCATTGTGCCAAACTCAGCTAAGCCATTCAACTTCCACAAAGAGTTTTCCATGACCGAAGAAATG GCCCTGAGAGTGAGCGACCACTACCCTGTTGAGGTTGAGTTATGTAGTGCTCCTCCTTTCTGGATGACAAAGAGCTACCAAAGATGTGACATTGTTGATACCCAGCCAGCATCAGCTCACAGAGCTGGCACAG AGAGTTTGCAGGTTGATGTGTTGAAACTGCAGAAGGAAAACCTCCTGCTGGAGCGAGAAAAACTTCAACTTCAGATCTCCTTATTAAAACAGCGTCTTGCCTCACTCCAACTGAGAGAATGA
- the abtb1 gene encoding ankyrin repeat and BTB/POZ domain-containing protein 1 isoform X1: protein MDVYLVEQRDVDLNVRDKWDSTPLYYACLCGHEELVQYLLASGAKCEANTFDGERCMYGSLNDSVRRLLKDYKCVSVRAMQRDDYNYFLHMLLEQGQNNDVKFLVHGQIFTAHRCVLSARSEYFTDMFETKWKGKNLITLKHPLVNPAAFGAILQYFYTGRMDIDISLVEDSRRLAKQCKMADLIEELDNKCKQVYEFVFNKPGVCVKVLSLEPNSCQLREEMAQLADCALPTELRVGFDELPFNRVDRFPTYPDICFRVDGYNFLCHKVFFCGRSDYFKALLEDHFSEGEQLQSQPSTPVITLHNIAHEIFIHVMYYIYTDDTELTTENVFDVLCVADMYLLPGLKRLCGKTLAKTICEDNVLYMWKTAKLFRLSRLEDYCTEFMAKIIDRLVEQVEFAEIIKEDAESLEERHETDSVPLVDDIRYHIASNVQTYSAIEEANQKLEALEELLCSINIDC, encoded by the exons ATGGATGT ATACCTTGTTGAACAAAGAGATGTGGACCTCAATGTAAGAGATAAATGGGACAGCACCCCGTT GTATTATGCTTGTCTCTGCGGTCATGAGGAGCTGGTCCAGTACCTGTTGGCTAGTG gTGCCAAGTGTGAAGCCAACACGTTTGATGGTGAAAGGTGTATGTATGGCTCTCTGAATGACTCTGTTCGACGCCTGCTCAAAGACTATAAGTGTGTCAGCGTCCGCGCCATGCAGCGGGATGATTATAACTACTTTCTGCACAT GTTACTGGAGCAGGGTCAAAACAATGATGTCAAGTTCCTTGTCCATGGGCAAATATTTACGGCCCACCGATGTGTTCTCAGTGCACGCTCAGAGTACTTCACTGACATGTTTGAGACCAAATGGAAAGGGAAGAACTTGATCACCCTCAAACACCCTTTG GTCAATCCTGCAGCCTTTGGAGCCATCCTGCAATATTTCTACACAG GACGAATGGATATTGATATTAGCCTCGTTGAGGACTCCAGACGACTTGCTAAACAGTGCAAAATGGCAGATCTCATAGAAGAGCTGGACAATAAATGCAAACAGGTGTATGAATTTG TGTTCAACAAGCCAGGAGTCTGTGTGAAAGTCCTCAGCCTGGAGCCCAACAGCTGTCAGCTTCGGGAGGAGATGGCTCAGTTAGCAGACTGTGCACTTCCCACTGAACTGAGA GTTGGATTTGATGAACTTCCCTTTAACAGAGTCGACCGCTTCCCTACATAtcctgacatctgcttcagagTGGATGGTTACAATTTCTTGTGTCATAAG gtgtttTTCTGTGGACGTAGTGATTATTTTAAAGCATTACTGGAGGACCACTTCAGTGAAGGAGAGCAGCTGCAGTCCCAGCCCAGCACCCCAGTGATTACTTTACACAACATTGCCCATGAAATATTTATCCACGTCATGTATTACATCTACACGGATGACACAGAG CTCACAACAGAGAACGTGTTTGACGTGCTGTGTGTGGCTGACATGTATCTGCTGCCGGGCCTGAAGCGTCTTTGCGGGAAGACGCTCGCTAAGACTATATGTGAGGACAACGTTCTGTACATGTGGAAGACGGCAAAGCTTTTCCGTCTCTCTCGGCTGGAGGATTACTGCACAGAGTTCATGGCCAAGATCATTGATCGG ctggtggagcaggTCGAGTTTGCCGAGATCATCAAAGAGGACGCAGAGTCTTTGGAGGAGCGACACGAGACCGACTCTGTCCCCCTGGTGGACGACATCCGCTACCACATCGCCAGCAATGTGCAGACTTACAGCGCCATCGAGGAGGCCAATCAGAAGCTGGAGgccctggaggagctgctctgcAGCATTAATATTGACTGCTGA